In Zingiber officinale cultivar Zhangliang chromosome 8B, Zo_v1.1, whole genome shotgun sequence, a single genomic region encodes these proteins:
- the LOC122016789 gene encoding transcription repressor OFP13-like, with translation MLCPSFKSNCVCVCVCERERVKQRACLMGKKHGGLGLLFFKLRDDSPKSLPPRLSPPSAYSSDPDSCFDCPWPEELDVGEKEVLRMRSDRLFFDLGGDSSSIMEEAMPTATDEEEKEEESPFEDSVAVAVESENPYGDFRRSMEEMVAAQGLGAGDWERLEELLCWYLRVNGRNTHGFIVGAFLDLLAAIAASSSASSSSSSSSSSSSSSSSSSSSSASNSFKVEESTEEETNEPN, from the coding sequence ATGCTTTGCCCAAGTTTTAAAAGCAACTGTGTGTGTGtctgtgtgtgtgagagagagagagtgaaacAGAGAGCTTGCTTAATGGGGAAGAAGCATGGCGGCTTGGGTTTGCTCTTCTTCAAGCTCAGGGACGACTCACCAAAGTCTCTTCCTCCGCGCCTATCTCCCCCCTCTGCCTATTCTTCTGACCCCGACTCCTGTTTCGACTGCCCCTGGCCGGAGGAGTTAGACGTCGGCGAGAAGGAGGTGCTGCGCATGCGTTCGGACCGGCTCTTCTTCGACCTGGGCGGCGACAGCAGCTCGATCATGGAGGAGGCGATGCCGACGGCCACTGATGAggaggagaaagaggaggaatCGCCGTTCGAGGACAGCGTAGCTGTGGCGGTGGAGTCGGAGAACCCGTACGGCGACTTCCGGAGGTCGATGGAGGAAATGGTGGCGGCGCAGGGCCTCGGCGCCGGCGACTGGGAGAGGCTGGAGGAGCTGCTGTGTTGGTACCTGAGGGTGAACGGGAGGAATACGCATGGGTTCATAGTTGGAGCCTTTCTGGATTTGCTTGCGGCCATTGCCGCTTCCtcctctgcttcctcttcttcttcttcctcttcttcttcatcatcatcatcatcttcttcttcctcctcctctgcttCTAATTCTTTCAAGGTTGAAGAATCAACAGAGGAGGAAACCAATGAGCCAAATTAA
- the LOC122016607 gene encoding transcription repressor OFP8-like, whose product MPSSRRKFVLRQTVSVDVGCSCRRPKLLPFLYSAPKSLPQKSPSPFPPSVTASLSETTGTTTTTAVTSSPSPPSYWSEKSARGRKKSVAEGSTAVVKNSSNPYVDFRDSMLQMIVEMEIYAWDDLRDLLHRFLALNAPRHHHLILRAFVELWSDIFSIASPPPPPPPESAFGKPQPRR is encoded by the coding sequence atgCCTTCGTCGCGGAGGAAGTTCGTGCTCCGGCAGACGGTGTCGGTCGATGTCGGATGCAGCTGCCGGCGCCCAAAGCTCCTTCCTTTCCTCTATTCGGCGCCAAAATCCTTGCCGCAGAAAAGCCCCAGCCCTTTTCCGCCTTCCGTCACTGCTTCGCTATCTGAAACAACTGGTACCACCACCACCACGGCCGTCACTTCCTCCCCCTCTCCGCCGTCCTACTGGTCCGAGAAGTCGGCCAGGGGCAGGAAGAAGAGTGTGGCGGAGGGGAGCACGGCGGTGGTGAAGAACTCGTCGAACCCGTACGTGGATTTCCGGGACTCGATGCTGCAGATGATCGTGGAGATGGAGATTTACGCGTGGGACGACCTGCGCGACCTCCTCCACCGCTTCCTCGCCCTCAACGCACCCCGCCACCACCACCTCATCCTCCGCGCCTTCGTCGAGTTATGGAGCGATATCTTCTCGATTgcctcgccgccgccgccgccgccgcctgagTCTGCCTTCGGGAAACCCCAACCTCGCCGGTGA